The Alteribacter populi genomic sequence GTTTCTTAATTGAAACAGAAACGTTTCATCCGCTGGAATAAAGCCTCCTTGGACAGGTTCAATCATCACTGCCGCTAATTCATCAGCATGTTTCTTTAAAATCCGTTCACAAGCTTTCGCATTATTGAATGGCAGGATAATCGTATTTTTATCATTATCCTTTAATAACCCTGCAGATTCCGGTACTGGAAAGGGTTCATCCGCTTCTCCTGCTTTTAACGGGTCGGGATTGATGCTATATAACATTTCATTGTATCCACCATGATAATGACCTTCGAACTTGGCTACCTTTGATTTCCCGGTAAAGGCAAACGCGAGTCGTAGCGCTAATAGCGTAGCTTCAGTACCAGAATTCGTGTATCGCAGCTGCTCTATTGAAGGAAAGTATTGTTGAATTTTTTTAGCAAAAGCACCTTCTACTTTATGTGGTGTGCCAAACAAATAGGTACCATCTTTTTTTAACTGCATGTCAATTGCTTCTTTAATCGAACGATGCCCATGCCCTAACGCCAAGGCACCATAGCCCATTAAATAGTCAACGTATTCATTCCCATCCACATCTGTAAGCCTAGCTTCCATTCCATGTTTCATAACAATTGGATAAGGAGTAAAATGCTTAATGTTGGCCGTAACACCTCCAGGCAGAATGTTTTCACTCTCTTTCTGAAGCCGGTACGACTCTTTCGTTTTACTTAAAAATCGAGGCAAGGGATGAGAAAAATGGTGAATAGCCATAAATAAATGAGCGTCTCCTTTCATTCCTTCATTTTTATGAAGTATATATTTCATTATATGCTCATTCTTCTCATTTTTGAAGAGAAAATTTCGCCTATTTTTCAAAATGAAAGATTCATTTCAAAATTTACTAATTATTCGAAATATTAGCCATACTAAACTAGTCTTGTTATAATAAACAAGTAGCTTAACTGCTAGAATCTTCAGAGGAGGGTGATCGTATATGGCTCAACCAAAGTACATTATGAATCTCGACAAAATTGACCAGATTCCAGAAGAGGAAAAGGAGAAGCTGAAGCAAATTACCGATAAATTTGTATTCAGAGTAAATGATTATTACCTAAACCTCATTGACTGGAATGACCCGAACGATCCCATTCGCAAGCTCGTGATACCAAATGAAGGGGAATTAGAAGAATATGGACGGTGGGACTCTTCTGATGAGGATACGAACTACGTTGTCCCAGGCTGTCAGCATAAGTACACAACAACAGCATTACTTATCGTTTCTGAAGTTTGCGGCGCCTATTGTCGCTACTGCTTCCGTAAACGTTTATTCCGAAATGATATTAAAGAAGCAATGGCGGATGTACAACCAGGAATCGAATACATAAAAAATCATCCGGAGATTAATAACGTCTTATTAACTGGTGGTGATTCGTTAATTTTAGCTTCTAAAAAACTGCGAAAAATTATCGAACAACTACGTGAAATTGACCATGTAAAAATCATTCGATTAGGCTCAAAAATGCCTGTCTTTAATCCGATGCGTATTTACGAAGACGAAGAGCTTTTAAAATTAATTCGTGAATATTCCACTGCGGAAAAACGCATTTACGTTATGGCTCACATTAATCATCCGAAAGAGATTACCGAAGAAGCCAAACGAGGCTTTGAAGCTCTTCATGATGCAGGCGCGATTGTCGTCAACCAGACCCCTGTTCTAAAAGGGATCAACCATGATCCTGAAGTCCTTGCTGAGCTTTTAGACAAATTATCTTGGGCTGGGGTAACCCCTTACTATTTCTTTATCAACCGTCCGGTAGCCGGAAACAATGATTTCGTTTTATCATTGAAAGAAGCCTACCAGGCAGTCGAAAAAGCGAAAGCGATTACATCTGGCTTAGGAAAACGAGTAAGGCTATCCATGAGCCACACGTCCGGTAAGATCGAAATCCTTGCCATTGAAGACGGAAAAGCCTATTTAAAATATCATCAATCACGTGATGGCGATTATGGGAAGTTTGTCGTACTCGACTGCCCTGAGGATGCCTCCTGGTTCGATGACTTACCAGGCAACGAACAATATTGGGAGCCACCATCCAAAAAGCTCGAGACATTTGAATCTGCCAATGAAAAGATCCGTCTAAAAGAAGAAGAACAGTCTGTTAAATACTAACGCTAAAATATAACACGGCACCTGCTCTTTCTAGGGCGGGTGTTTTGTAGTATTACAATTGGATATTAATCACATCAAAACTTGCTGAGATTCATTGAAAGTTGATCTGTATAAATCATAAAAACGTGTGGCATGAGGCTAGCTAACCGTTTTATAGTATTTTTACTTTTTCTTTTTCAAAAAAAAAGAAACGATGATTTTATTCATCGTCCCTTCTCGTAAGTTCACCCTAAACCTTCAACTAAAGGAGGTTCGTTTCAATTTTCTTCATTTCATAGAAGTAGCCTTCCATCATCATGAGCTCTTCAAACGTACCTGATTCAATAATTCTACCCTTTTCCATTACGATAATTTGGTCCATCTTCTCGAGTTCTTTTAATCGGTGGCTAACGAGAACAAGGGTATCTTTATTCTCCTCAGCTTTCTCGTATAAATGTTCGTAAAGCTGCTGCTCAGTTAATGCATCGACTGAGGAAGTGGGCTCATCTAGAAGCCAAAGAGGCGCTGCCTTTAACATCGCTCTTGCAATAGCTAGTCGCTGCTTTTCTCCACCAGAGAGATTCTCCCCTTTTTCATATACTAAATCATCTAATGAAAAAGTGTCGAGCGTTACTTTTCCTAGCGCTTTTTGCATTTCTCCATCTGTTAACTCATCACCTGCTATTAACAAATTGTCGCGAATCGTGCCATAAAAGAAATGATTCTCTTGTAAAACGACATTCGATGCCTCCCAAACATTTTCTTGACTCACCTGCTCTATTGACGTGTGATTAAAACGAAGGGTTCCTTTATTTGGAAGAAAAACCTTCGATAAAAGGAGCAGGAGCGTCGATTTCCCAGAACCACTAGGGCCTACGATCGCCGTTTTAGAGCCAGTAGCAAGACGAAGGGTCACGTCATGTAACGCTTCACGCTCTTCATCAGGGAAGGAGAAAGAAACATTCTCCATTTCGATTACGGGGGCCCGGCTTGTATCCAAATGGACGTTGGCTGATGCCTTTTCTCCTCTCACAACATCGTTTTCTTGATCAACAACTGAAAAAAGGCGGTTCGATGCGCGTTTACTATTCTCAAAGTGACTCGGGAACACCGCCATCGGATTCGATGTTTCGAACACAGTGAGTGAAATCATCACGAGCATGGCAAGAAATACGCCATTTAATTGGCCATCAACAACAAAGTAAGCCCCCATTCCAAGAACAATCCAGGCGATAATGAGAGAAATCATATTGTTCACAGACTCGCCGAATAACGCATGAATTCCTTCTCTTTCTTGTTCACGTAAATAATGGTCGGAAGAATCGGTAAGCTGTTGTTTTTGCCGATCCAGTTGTTGGTGAATTTTCAAATCACGAAATCCGTATAAAAATTCTGTTACGTCTGTTGATAAGATGCCTCGCTGTTCTCTTACATGCCGATCGACATGTCTTTGCCGCATTGCAAAAAGAGCAGGGACAATAAATCCTGTTAATAGAAGGCCGCAAACTAAAGCTAAGGCGACATAGACTGAGAAAAAGGCTGTAAAGAAAATCGTGCTTAAAAAGACGATAAGCATAACAATCGGCGGATAAAACACGCGAAGGAAATAATTTTGTAACGTCTCTACATCGCCCACGATTCTAGAAAGGAGGTCACCGCTCCGATATTTTTGAAAAATACTCGGTGCTAATGGCTCCAGTTTTTCATAAAAATAAACGCGGATGTTACTTAATATTGTAAACGTTGCTTTATGTGAAAAATACCGCTCAGCATAACGACTGCCTGCCCTTAAGAAGCTAATAAATTTTATGAAAGCAATGGCAAACGTCAACGTATAAAGAGGAGGCACCAACGCTGCTTTTGAAACTAAATAACCACTTGTAGCAAAGAGACTTACAGCGGCAATCCCGGCAAGAAAGCCAAAAACGATCGAATACAGCACATGCTTTTTTTCGATGATCATAAGTCGTGTCACAATAGCAAAGTCTTTCATTGTGATATCCCTCCTTGCTGCACA encodes the following:
- a CDS encoding KamA family radical SAM protein, which translates into the protein MAQPKYIMNLDKIDQIPEEEKEKLKQITDKFVFRVNDYYLNLIDWNDPNDPIRKLVIPNEGELEEYGRWDSSDEDTNYVVPGCQHKYTTTALLIVSEVCGAYCRYCFRKRLFRNDIKEAMADVQPGIEYIKNHPEINNVLLTGGDSLILASKKLRKIIEQLREIDHVKIIRLGSKMPVFNPMRIYEDEELLKLIREYSTAEKRIYVMAHINHPKEITEEAKRGFEALHDAGAIVVNQTPVLKGINHDPEVLAELLDKLSWAGVTPYYFFINRPVAGNNDFVLSLKEAYQAVEKAKAITSGLGKRVRLSMSHTSGKIEILAIEDGKAYLKYHQSRDGDYGKFVVLDCPEDASWFDDLPGNEQYWEPPSKKLETFESANEKIRLKEEEQSVKY
- the cydC gene encoding thiol reductant ABC exporter subunit CydC; this encodes MKDFAIVTRLMIIEKKHVLYSIVFGFLAGIAAVSLFATSGYLVSKAALVPPLYTLTFAIAFIKFISFLRAGSRYAERYFSHKATFTILSNIRVYFYEKLEPLAPSIFQKYRSGDLLSRIVGDVETLQNYFLRVFYPPIVMLIVFLSTIFFTAFFSVYVALALVCGLLLTGFIVPALFAMRQRHVDRHVREQRGILSTDVTEFLYGFRDLKIHQQLDRQKQQLTDSSDHYLREQEREGIHALFGESVNNMISLIIAWIVLGMGAYFVVDGQLNGVFLAMLVMISLTVFETSNPMAVFPSHFENSKRASNRLFSVVDQENDVVRGEKASANVHLDTSRAPVIEMENVSFSFPDEEREALHDVTLRLATGSKTAIVGPSGSGKSTLLLLLSKVFLPNKGTLRFNHTSIEQVSQENVWEASNVVLQENHFFYGTIRDNLLIAGDELTDGEMQKALGKVTLDTFSLDDLVYEKGENLSGGEKQRLAIARAMLKAAPLWLLDEPTSSVDALTEQQLYEHLYEKAEENKDTLVLVSHRLKELEKMDQIIVMEKGRIIESGTFEELMMMEGYFYEMKKIETNLL
- a CDS encoding aspartate aminotransferase family protein, which codes for MKYILHKNEGMKGDAHLFMAIHHFSHPLPRFLSKTKESYRLQKESENILPGGVTANIKHFTPYPIVMKHGMEARLTDVDGNEYVDYLMGYGALALGHGHRSIKEAIDMQLKKDGTYLFGTPHKVEGAFAKKIQQYFPSIEQLRYTNSGTEATLLALRLAFAFTGKSKVAKFEGHYHGGYNEMLYSINPDPLKAGEADEPFPVPESAGLLKDNDKNTIILPFNNAKACERILKKHADELAAVMIEPVQGGFIPADETFLFQLRNITKELGIVLIFDEVKTGLRSSLGGAQSIYQITPDLTTLGKVIGGGFPFGVVGGKKQIMAVSSPKQGSDVFDTSQSSGSSAKDTLFHSGTYNGHPLILAAGLATINVLENEYRQTLEYTRGLKGELETFFDKQGISMQALGIGTIFNMVFTKNSVKNYRDLQKADLTFRKELDMHLINEGIYTKPLNRYSISTAHNEKELSKTMDALQKVFNQRMTGA